The window GCGCTTGAACGGACTTAGCAAGGCTGTCGCCTTCCTCCACGCTCAGTGTCGCGGAAAAATCACCGCCCGTCATGGCGGCAGCATACGCCTCCATCTTCTTCAAGGCACCGCTTGCCTGTTTCAATCCGTACAGGGCGCCCCCCATGCACGCTACCGCAAACAACGCCGTAACAGGCAACCAGAAGCCTGTTGCGCCTCCTGTCAAGAACGCGGCAACAACCATGAGAATGACACCGCACGCTCCCGCCCCAAGCACCAGCGTGATAAATCGCTCGCTCTTCATACTCTTTACACTCTCCACTATAGGCCAGTTCAAAAGAACAATCGGATAGACGGTAAAACCTACCGCACGAACTGCTTTCGAGTCCAGTATATCGATATAATGCAGAATCGGCAGAAGACAAAAACGCAATAGGGACGTGTAAAATATTGGTAAATTGGCAATTCTGGCGGGCGCAAAATCGGTCCAACCAATAGAGCAGCAATTGGCTGTAGCAGAATCGGGTAAAGGGAAAAGAAGAAAAGAGAGGAAGGGGGAGAAAAGGAAAAGCCCGCCGCTGCGGGGGCAGCGGCGGGCACCAACCATGCTTCAACGTCACAACCGCAAATGAAAAGACCCTAGCCCAAAGTCTTCTCCGCGATCATGCGAAACTGTTTGAGTCCCTTTGAGTCATGCCTGAACTCACTGGAAGGGCATTTGACGCACGTTTCGCCATAGCGGCGATACAACATGGCTGCCTTGCCGTGGGAAATATTCTTCCCGCCTCCGGTTACCACATTCCCGGAAGGGGTAAATTCCATTCCCATGCTCCTAGCCACATCAAAAAACCTGACAGCAAACTCATCTGGCTTCATCGGGGAACCTCCGTAGCTCAAAGGGGTTTTTGCAGTTCAGCATGATGGCCGTCCACGATGGAACGGTAACGTACTCAATGCCTCAAACCCTCTCCGAAACCAGTCCGACCCACAGATTAGGTTTCGAACAGGAACGAGGACTTCTCCAGCACAGGTATAAACTCATAATCAAATGACTACGTCAAGAGAATCAAAATAGGTTGAACACACAATTCAAGCGATTCGTTTCGTCGCACAACTGCAACATCCCTGAACGGCTAACACATAAGAGTTTAAACCTTTCAAGAAACTCATCAGACACACAAGCTATGAGTTTTACTCTCAATTCGACAAGTTACGAGAATCTTCCGGCCTCCAACCTATGAAGAATCTTCAAAATCGGAAGGCGCTCAAAAAAAAAACCAACAAAAATTCATTTTTTATGTTGACCAGCTAATAATAATCGTTACTATTAGAACCAAGAAGAGCAGACAGCTCTCCCTTCACAAGGCATGCACCGTCTTGATCGGGGCCGGGGTGTGGCAGCCCGGTCCCGATAACAAGACAACATCGGGAAGAACACGGCACATAACGCCGGATAAATATTTCAGCCAACCAAGGAGGATGATATGGGTCTTCTTTCTCAGTTCGGTCACCTGGATATAGATTGGAACCTCAGCCCTGAACATGCAGTGACCATGTATCTGGAATGGGGGAACAACGACTGGCATGCGGAATATCCGCCTGTACGGTCCAAGGCCGACTACTCAACATACTTTGTGGTTGATATGTGGGGAGAAAAGCCCGTCGTCCGCCTGGTTCGCCGCAACTCCGAGGCAGCGGAAGAGCTGGTAACCATTCCGCTCCCCAATCGCCTGGCAAACAAGCTTCTTGAAGAATTCGGCGACCTCAAGTGTATTATGGAACCCACCAAGGAAATCAAGGCTTGGCTCAGAAAGGAGCTTGGACACGATTAGCCCTTGCAGCGTCAGTAACAACACTCCATTGCACCCCATGTGGCTCTCATGAAAATAGCGCCCGCACCGGTATCGGGACCGGGGCGGGCGCTCCTCTTTTGCCATGTGAACTGCAGGTCGGCGCAATTAACGGGCGGCAAGCCTCTGTGCCAGCCGCGTATACCGCTTCTGCATCTTGTTGTTCTTTACCGCCATGGTCAGCGCCTTGGGGGCTCCCACAAGAATGACCAGTTTCTTGCCTCTGGTAACGCCCGTGTAAATAAGATTGCGTTGCAGCAAAACATAGTGCTGCGTCAGCACTGGGATAACCACTGCGGGGTATTCCGACCCCTGCGACTTGTGGATGGAAATGGCATAGGCGGGCACAAGCTCGTCCAGCTCGTTGAAGGCGTAGATGACGTTCTTCTCGTCATCGAACCTGACGGTGATTTCCTTTTCCTTGGGATTCACCACGCAGACACGTCCGATGTCACCGTTGAAGACATCCTTGTCGTAGTTGTTGCGGATCTGCATGACCTTGTCATCCAGCCGAAACTCGCGCTCTCCCCGCTTGAGAAGCTCCCCTCTGGGATTCAGGGCCTGCTGCAGCAGCAGGTTGAGATTACCCGCACCGGCCGATCCCTTGTGCATGGGGGTAAGCACCTGAATGTCATTGAACCTGTCCATGCCGAACCGGCGGGGGATATGGTTCTTCACCAGATCCACTATCATGGCGGCGCAACGGTCCGGCTCATCCTGCCTGATGAAATAGAAATCCGTAAGCTGGTCCTTGGAGGCTTCCAGATACGGCACCTCGCCGCAGTTGATCTTGTGCGCGTTGGTAATGATGTCCGATTCCTGCGCCTGACGGAATACCTCCGTCAGTTCCACCACATC is drawn from Desulfovibrio mangrovi and contains these coding sequences:
- a CDS encoding DVU0772 family protein, yielding MGLLSQFGHLDIDWNLSPEHAVTMYLEWGNNDWHAEYPPVRSKADYSTYFVVDMWGEKPVVRLVRRNSEAAEELVTIPLPNRLANKLLEEFGDLKCIMEPTKEIKAWLRKELGHD